In Ischnura elegans chromosome 3, ioIscEleg1.1, whole genome shotgun sequence, the sequence CTACTCGTGGGTATGCTTTCCTTGAATATGGTTCATAGATGAtacgatgaaattaaatttttacagcaAAATGATCATTTTCGTGCCcatttaaatgttaaattctGAGACCAAAGATGATATCGCACGcatgaatgggaaaatatgatGAGACAAGATAGGATATAGAAACTTGGTACCAAAACGTAacatgtaaaatataataaacagaATTTCAATACTTCTGATTATAAATTTCAATCTTTACATTACTTTATCCGACTGAAATTTCTATAGATTTGCATACAGTCAATCTACTTTTGTCAGTAAACTGCTTCCATAATTCAAATAATGAAACTGATACACTGAGTTTTTATGGACGAATAcaaacattattttatgattttgattAGTTCTTGCAAAGTTCACATTGCATTTAAGATATTCAAAGCATATTTCCGCAGATATTGCTTACAACAGGACCCAAAATCCccttattcggaaaaaaattgaatgaaaagtaattaattggagaataataaacaattaattgCCAGCAAAATATCACCTACGTAGGTTGTTTACGACACGTGAACCCtaaagaaacaaaaatactttCCCAAAGAAGCCCAACCATCATTCCGTGATTAACTTTCAAAATCCAGTGCGTGTTTATCAAGAAAAAGCTGTCAGACAggttaaagaaaagaaatataataCTAAGATAAGCGACCTCGTAGAACCACTGATTAACTACAGGGGCACTTACCACCCATTATTTCTAGATAGGATGGgccataaataaatatgaaattaaatgtaatgaacaAATTCATTACTTCTTTGTTGATTTTCCAACCAAAGAACTAAATTCGAGAGTGGTTGTACTTAAAAGCCAGAGCTAAAGAAGAGGTAGAGTAAAACATTCGAAGCGGTTCAAATACCTTGTAATGTTCAAATCCAGCTAGATGCTGCTGCGTTAAATATTGaacttccattttcaattttgatgtaATAGATATATACAATTTCAAAAAGACAAGCTCGATCGATAAGTTACAATAACTTTTACGAGTATGCCATGACTAAATAAAAACTTGCTTTCTTCCTCCGAACAACATTCCCTGGATTTCCTGCCCAACAATTGAAATGCCACGAGCGACTGTTTTCTATGATATCGTTATTCATATTTCGGGAAAAATTTATTCTAGCGCCACCTACCCATTCTCTGTCTTATTCACACACGTGGTGATCGAAAGCAAGGTGAAAGCTCGGTTCAGCGCTGatcaattttatgtgaaattgatTATCTCGGCCGAGTGAAAATAAGCTGCAAACATGGTATGTAAGATTTTAACGCTACAAAACGTTACTAGAGGAAGGAATTTATGAATATATTGACGCAACTTTGATGTCAAAGGCAGGAGAAGTCCGCCATTTTGGCAAGTGGGTTTGATGTGAATGCCATTGATAtagttttctaatttattttagtcGTTCAAAGATCCCGAGAAGCCTGGAGTGGAACCAGCCTTCCATCGTATTAGGATAACTCTCACATCTCGAAATGCCAGAAGTCTCGAGAAAGGTGATTATTTATTTTAGAGTTACGTGTTTTACACGCTTGTTTACTGAATTTATCCCAATgtgttccttttttaattcagTTTGTGCAGACCTGATCAAGGGGGCCAAGAAACAGACGCTGCGAGTCAAGGGACCGGTCAGGATGCCGACGAAAATTCTCAGAATCACGACTAGGAAGACACCATGTGGTGAAGGATCGAAAACGTGGGatcgttttcaaatgaggatacacaAACGTGTTATCGACCTTCACAGCCCATCAGAAATTGTGAAGCAAATTGTATCCTTCTATAAACTATTTTAGTTTCTAGTTAATGTGATTCATCGGTTTTGTGCTCTCCTGATGGTGGCACCGGCATTGTAGTTTTTGTTATTTTGAGCGCCAGAATATAAGTTGGGGACTTGAGCAGTACGCACCTTGTGAGCTGGGAAGGGTTTCTTTTATTGGCTCACAAAATTATGATGCTTTGGGTTCCGACGCAACTGCTTAAGAGACCATTTCGAGAGAGTGAAGCTTGATTCTGTTAGTCAAGATTATTTTTCATAGTAATGCATGTTACAGTACCAATTAGAAtggaaattttctggaaattatagtaaaaataaatctgaaaggGGCACTCTAAGCTCTTAGTTGGCTTTGgatttattaagctgcatttgtTCTTAATCATTTGGTGGAAAGTAAAGGAATAATGATTGCGTCTGTGTGCTTGTGTTTCTCAGATTTTTCTCTTAATGGTCATTTACGTAATGATTATTGCTTGTTAATGGTGCTAACGTGAGCCTTCATTTCGATGCCTTGCTATCGAGTTTTCGTGGCCGGGTCATATGCATAATTCCTTTTTAGGGCAGTATGCCTATCGATAATTAACCCCTCTGTTCATCCAAATTTAGTCCCGTGATCTCATTGCAGAACAGTGACCAATCTCAAGAattgtactatttttttaaagtgaagtgTAGTTACTAATAAGCAACCATGACATCTGTGTTAAGATGAAAATCGTGGTGCCGTGTAATTGACCGCATGAAGTCCAAAACAGCTCATCGATTCTGCTCGTATTGGCACAATCATTTTCTTTATTCTTACACATTCGCAGCAATCAAAGCCATCAGTGTAGTGTCTGCCTTAAATAAAGAGCTTCCATTACATACTGTCTCTGTAAAAATATCGTTGCAGCAGGATTAATAACATCAAGGATGAACTGTAATAACTGTCCATCCCATGCTCCTGCCAAGTACACTTTATCTGCATTGGAAATGATGGCTTCAATTGTTACCCgattctttcttatttcattcaatttttgcaTTATCATGTTTGTGTTCTCCTTAATTAGAGTTTCAGACATCCATTAGCATTGAACCTGGTGTGGAGGTTGAAGTAACCATTGCTGAcccataaatgtttttattttacttaaaataaatgaataatgacCTCTAAATTTGGTATTATTTCATAGCTATGTTCTCTCcttcgcattatttttttaaatcaaagtaaCGTATGCGACTTAATGGAATTATTGTATTGCTGCAACTTAATCCTGTACCATAATagagaattaaaatttacagcaatattttttctttaggtTAGTTAGTACACATAAGTATGTTTGTTTAAGCCATAAATGTTGTACGTATGGACCCTTACATCTTCCCAAATCATAGTAGTGTCTGGAATAAATCGCgatttatttttctgtggttctcatTAACACTACTTATACCTTTGTGTGAGGAGGCAATCAGCATGTTATATTCAATAGCTCTTGAGTTTAGATTAGTGCAAATTATTCCAATAATTGTGCACACGTAGCTAATGATCAATGTATTAATGGAATTCCACACTTTAATTATATCACGGCTGTAGtgtaatctttaatttttacacttaaaCTTCTCATGCTGAAgcagaaaacaattttaaattaaaaggtACATCACATTACTTATCTTTTTGGTTGAAATCTGCTACCTTAATTTCTGGTTTTTTAAATGTGTCTTCGTAGTTTGTGGGTCCACCATTTGTAGACATGCACTGGAGTAGATGGGGTAATGAGTTTCAAGCTTGTCGTCTTATTTTTGGGAGTGCCCTTCAGATAGAATGTACCTTTGTTTCTACCCTCTATTCTGGGAGAATTAAAATCATATAAGTAGATAATGATATTTCCTCGTTAGCAAATGTATGTTCAATATTAGAACATCCAACTTTGCTGATGCCTTTGTGGTTCTGCTATGATTGGGTTAGCATAACAATGGCATTGTTTCATGCCTCAACTATCATATTTCTTCCTAGGGTTCTGATCCTGTCATTGAAGtcagaatattttccaaatttttttaaaattatattattttgagaTTGTTAGTTTTTTCAGGCTTGTTTTTGTGGAATCTATTTAGCATCAAGGAAAGCAGtcttcacttttcattgtattgaTGTTATGCTAGAACTTTGGCATATTTTCCCGGTGTGTGATGAAGAAGTGACTTCCGAGGTTCCATTTATGGGACTAAAAAGATTTCAATTAGTGTTCAGAtccttaaaatgaatgaaatgattacTGTTCAGATAGTTACCAATCTGATTTCTACATTTCCAGGTCTTTGTTGAATGTCCTATACCATAAAAGTATGCAAGAATGATCATAGATGATGTTAACCTACTTCCCAATTAATAGCCGTGGAGAAAAATTCATAGGAAACACAGACCTTCGTATTTACAGCTTTTTGTGCAGACCACTGCTATGGAAGCTTCttaattccaatggcaattttagtcGGTTGTAACCTTATTTCTTCAGTACGTGTGGATGTAAAGCAATGGTTGCCATTCCAGTATTTACATGGACAGTATTTGAGCTGAGagagaagtttaaaaaatttcttttttggtcTACAAGAATGAAACATGCTAGATATGGCAGTGTTTAAATCCCTCTCGTCTCGGCAGGTTTTTAACCTGAACACTGATATGCACTCTTTCTCCTTAAAGTgccattgtttctaattttttgtaCCTACTCAGGTATAATGTTAGTAATCCTTTTTGGTGTGATGTGAATTCGAGACAGTAGTAACTTCAAAAACAGAACTGTTGGAACAAAATATAAGCAGGCATACtgcaaaaaaaactataaatgcaaatttatataTTGAATGATAGTTACCTGATACACATGAGAAAAACAAAAGGAGTcaacagtaaaaatgaaaattctggcTTTGTCTTTAACAAATAGCTTTGGAAAAATAAAGATTCCTGTGATCCTTGTACAGCTTATTCAATATTCAGGGCCTACTTCTAACTCCTCTTCATTGTCATCTCCATATTCCGGTGCTATGGAACTTAAAGAGAGACCTTGGATGGAATTATTTAGTTAGGTACCGAGCTACACTATGCATTTTCTATACTTGAGGTCCTTTCACAGAAAACTAAATCATTCCAAAAATTCTCCACGTGTTTCAAAAGCACTTTTTCCTAATCGGGCAACATCCAAAAAGCAATTTCACCTACCATATTACTCTTTAgctgtttaaattattattttctcactGGAGGAAACCCAAAATTAACCCTTTCCTACCGGCACCTACGATAGGAAAGCATTttccgtgctacgagtagcataagaatatttgaaacctctctgTGCAGAGCtctttttttggggtggagttaccctagTATtctcgtccctcagatttgggacctaACTTAACAAGGTGCCCATCCCCGGCCCTCTATCTTAGCAGGAATCCACAGTCAACTAATTGCATTACCAATGTTTTTTCCCTAAATATTGCAATTGATTTTCATTAGTTAACTCTTCTAATAGAATTACggataattttttaagcattatggaatttttaactgatttctagcgttaataacgACAAAGTTATGGAGCATAAGGTACAAAGACTGTAAGTCCAGAACTCTTgtcatttttaatgctataatttcattaaaaattccttACTCACAGAACAAAATGGAGAATTCgtttcatcttttaaaaatattttagtatgcagcaaaatataTTGCAAAAACCATTGGTAATATAACCACTTTGCAATGGACTCCTTCAGTGAGGAtcatcataaatgagtgggagggtcaggcTTAATTGCCTAGGAGCATAGgcagatccaggggggggggcactttTTATGCCCCGAACTATTATAAAATCGCCTTCAAGTGTTTCGTGAACTTCAGCTCTCCACCCAACACACTGactctgaaaaaataaaatgttactgaTAAAAAGTAtcattcatgaaatgaaataaatttttatttccaatggtaAACTTACCTCACCAACCTATTGACATTTACAGAAAGTTTCTTTTCGGGCAATTTAGGCTTATAATTCATACTAGATGCATTACTTTGgaaagaaatttccattttttcttgatCAACCTGAACAGAGGCTGGCGATGGAACATCCACAATTTCTGTACTTTCGGTAACAGGCAAGTTCTGTGGCttctgaattttcattttcttgggcCTTTTGATTTTATggcatatatttttgtttaattttccacCGTCATTTCTCTTCCTGTGATCGAGAGATTTAGATCTCTTCCTTTTCAGAGAGTTCGATTTAGGCTCCTGCCTC encodes:
- the LOC124156364 gene encoding 40S ribosomal protein S20; the protein is MSFKDPEKPGVEPAFHRIRITLTSRNARSLEKVCADLIKGAKKQTLRVKGPVRMPTKILRITTRKTPCGEGSKTWDRFQMRIHKRVIDLHSPSEIVKQITSISIEPGVEVEVTIADP